Proteins encoded by one window of Ignavibacteriota bacterium:
- the trxA gene encoding thioredoxin: MSFDVRNFEQDVLARSSHVPVLVDFWAEWCGPCRMLGPVLEKLESESGGAWQLAKLDTEALPDVASRYGIRSIPNVKLFIDGAPVAEFTGALPEQSVRQFLAQHLPAAGSNEVDEAEALLLEGRSSEAAVLLEHILESDAANDRARVLYAQMFLDDDPTKAASLVAPVEAGSKYDDIADAIRTFARYRLFDTASLPEHPVRDLYISAITALNDADFDSALEHFIDVIRRNRYYDDDGARKACIAIFKILGEEHEITLRHRRDFNGSLY, translated from the coding sequence ATGTCGTTCGACGTACGGAATTTTGAGCAGGATGTACTTGCGCGCAGCAGCCACGTGCCGGTACTTGTGGACTTCTGGGCCGAGTGGTGCGGGCCCTGCCGTATGCTCGGACCTGTGCTCGAAAAACTCGAGTCCGAAAGCGGAGGCGCCTGGCAGCTCGCCAAGCTCGACACCGAGGCATTGCCCGACGTGGCCTCACGCTACGGCATTCGCAGCATACCCAACGTAAAACTGTTCATCGACGGTGCTCCGGTTGCGGAATTCACCGGCGCCCTTCCCGAGCAGTCCGTCAGACAATTCCTCGCACAGCACCTCCCCGCGGCGGGATCGAACGAGGTGGACGAGGCCGAGGCCCTGCTGTTGGAAGGCCGCAGCAGCGAGGCGGCGGTCCTTCTCGAACACATACTCGAGAGCGACGCCGCCAACGACAGGGCGCGTGTGCTGTATGCGCAGATGTTTCTTGACGACGATCCAACGAAGGCCGCGTCGCTTGTCGCGCCTGTCGAAGCGGGAAGCAAGTACGACGACATCGCGGACGCGATACGCACCTTCGCGCGTTACCGTTTGTTCGACACAGCGTCACTCCCGGAGCATCCCGTACGCGACCTGTATATCTCCGCCATCACCGCGCTGAACGACGCGGATTTCGACTCCGCCCTCGAACACTTCATCGATGTGATCCGCCGCAACCGCTACTACGACGACGACGGCGCCCGCAAAGCCTGCATCGCCATCTTCAAAATCCTCGGCGAAGAACACGAGATCACACTCCGGCATCGTCGGGACTTCAACGGATCGCTGTACTGA